The nucleotide window GAACAATTCTTCAGCGTCTATCTCGACATcaacagttttgaagagtctggATCAGTACCTATGCAGAATGTCCTGCAGTCCGGGTTTGTGTGATGTTGCACTGATTCAATTTGTGTTGGGTGTTTTAGGCAGGAAAACTCTGGAGATGATGTTATGTCTGGATGTGGGGTGTTTTAGGCCGGTCCGGTGGCAGGAGAGTGGATGGGGTCCGGGGAAGGAGTAGATGGGGAAGGACAGTCGGGTCACTAGAATTGGCAGACAAGATGTGAGGTGAAGAAGGGTGGTCAGAGGTCGTTTGGCCAGTAGCTCCTGGGTTTCTActttgggagagagggacagtgtcACTGCTGCAGCATGGGGTGACAGGTGGTGGACGTAGGGGACTGGAGCAGTGGTCAGGAATATGGAAGCAAAGTTGGCAAAGTTAGAGGCAGGTACGATTCAGGAGGTGGACAATTGTGGCTGTTGTCCTTGTCTTTTGAGAAACACATTCCTGTTCTGTCTCTGGTGCCAATCCCTCCGAGTTCTTGCCTGTCTGTGTAAGAAGGAACTGTCCCCATCTCTACCCTTCACTGTCCCTTCATACATGGCCAGTTGCTGCCTCTTGTCCCTCGCCCTGCAGCCTGGATGTCCAGATGCTTGGTGCTTGCGTTCAGGGGACTCTGACTGGGTTCTCTGGGGAAGACCGGGGCCTGGTGTGTGTGGCCCTGCGCCCATCAAAGGCCTGTCCCACCTTGACACCCTCTGCTGTGCCCCACAGGCCACTTCAGCCCCCTCACCGGCCCCCAGAGCTACGGAACCCTGAACGAGCTGCTGTCTGCTGCAACCCAGCACTCCAAGAAGCTGCCCATTTGCTTCATGTCGACCCACAGAATCACCACAGAGGCCAGGGTGGTGCCTGAGGACCAGCCCCTCCTGCTTGAGGCTGTGGAAATACACCACGGGGCCAACTACGCCCGCTGTGTGCTAGACACTGAAGCCCAGCAGTTCGTTCTGCACCTGCCCCTGTCCCAGAAGGGGCCCTTCTGGGAATGGGAGCCCGGTGCCCCTCGgcccctgctccaggctctgcaggACTCAGCCCTGAAGGACCTCCTCTtcacctgccccaccctcccctggcACTCCCTGATCCTGAGGCCCCAGTATGAGGTCCAAGCCATCATGCACAGTGAGTTGCCCGGGCAGCTGGCGGGGAGGCCTGGTGGGGCGAGAGACGGGGCCCTGGGAAGCTGCTGAGATGGGACGTGCCCCACCTCCCTGATCCCTGTGGTTGGCTAGGGATTTCCCCAGGTGGCTTGCCCAGAACATacaatataaaagaatgaagattCCCCAACAGTGGGAAGTTAGGTGTAAAAGGAGACAGGAAgatgaaggaaattaagagtGAGGTCCCACTCttcttacttttataaaattcagCAAAAGTTGGACTGTGAGCTTGCCAGCAACTAGGACAAAGCAACAGTGTTACAGAGTGAAACCTGGACCATTTGTTCAGGAGACGCAGATTTTCCCGCCACTGGGGAGAATAGGATTGTTCCTGAAGGCCCTTCTGTCCGGGAGATAAGGGCACTGGGTGAATCCCCAGCTGTTTCATAGGCTATTTTGCAGGACAGGCTGGAGGCAGGTGCAGCGCGGGGCTGGTGAAGCAGAGGCAGAACCTGGCCAGGTCTGCCAGAGCGGAGGCCGAGCTGGAGCAGAGGGGGAAGGGGTGCCCTGGGGCCTCTTCCCTGGAGGACAGAGTCTGAGGTTACCTAGGGAGCAGTTGGTCAGGGTTGCTGGTGCACTACAGAGCCAAGTGGggattctttattttgatttttaaaaaatctttgaaaactaCTTTATTAGGGGAGAATGTACAACATACATATACGAGGAGGGGGTAATGTAACACACCTCCTTGACCCCATCACCTGACGTCACAACTATCAACTTATGACccatttctcccatttcatcTCTCTCCACCACACACctgattatttcaaaacaaaccccatgaattctatttctttttttttatatcttaatttttttttcatgtttatttacttattttgcgagagagagagagagagagacagagcacaagcagggaagggacagagaatccttAGTAGGCTCTGCGTGTTGTCAGCGCaaagccaacatggggcttgatctcacgaccctggaaatcatgacctgagccgcttaaccaactgagctacccaggcgcccctcctgtcattttttttataaatactccagtgtgtctcttttatttttttatttttatatatttttatgtttttttattttattaaaaaattttttttattgtttttatttatttttgagacagagagagacagagcatgagcaggggagaggcagagaaagagagggagacacagaatctgaagcaggctccaggctccgagctgtcagcacagagcctgatgcggggcttgaactcatggagtgcgagaccatgacctgagccgaagtcagacgcccaaccgactgagccacccaggcgccccttaagtttatttttttgagagagagagagagagagagagcatgagtggtggaggggcacagagagggagacagaacctgaagcaggctccaggctctgagctgtcagcacagagcccgaggtggggctcaactcacggacccgaccgcgagatcatgaccagagccgaagtcggacgctcaaccgactgagccacccaggcaccccccgtgtgtctcttttaaaaataatttttttaaacaaataataccATCATCACACTAAAAAAGTTCACAGTAACTCCTAATACCACTACTTGGTGTTTGAATTTCCTCTACTgtctcatatatgtatatatatatttttacaatttcttcACAACGGGATCCGGAGAAGATTCCCAACCTTGCTGTTGATTGTTAGCTCTTTTAAATCTCTATTAATCTATAGGGtcacctttcttatttttcttataatttatctGTTGACAGGAGTAAGCCCTTTGTCCTGTAGCGTCGCTCACATTTTAGATTTTGTTGCCAGGATCCTCGTGATGGTGCCAGGatgcttctctgtctcctgtaTTTCCTGTCGTGTTGAGCCCTTGGCCGCCCCCAGGTTCGATGGCCTGCCGGGAGGCCTCATGGCACTTGACATATAGTTGTACTCGCAGCCATGATCTACTATAATGAAAGGACACAGAGTCCTGTCCCGATGGAGTCACACAGGACACGCTGAATCCCTTCAGCACTGAATTGTGACGACACATGTACGGCACTGTCTACCAGGGAAGGTCATCAGACTCGAGGCCCGAGGTTTTTATCGGGGGCTGGTCACATAGGTACCCCCTGCTCAGCGCGTACCAAAATTCTAGACTTCCAGATAGAAAACAGATGCTCAGCATAACAGGTTGTACAGTCTGAGGACAGGAAACCACCCTCACCAGTTAGAGGATGGTGCGAACACTTGCTAAATAAACCATGTTCCCAGATGCCAGCCAACGACCAACCTTGCAGGCAGGCTTTTCTAGGGATAGAAGCCTCAGGCCAGCTGTTGGCTCTTTTCTGCACAGCTGTAAACAGGCACTTAGAGGCTTGACCAGACACAAGAGGCAGGTTCTCATTGCTGTGGGGCAAGGAGTCCCCACCTGGCTCTGTGTCACCAACCAAAGTTGCACCACCGACCTTGCCGTGTGGTGTAGGTCAAATACAACAGAGGGGCCAGCATTTGTGATGTGAGTGGCTGCCGCCGATGCCTGCCTAGGTCCATGACTTCCTGAGGAACTGCAATACTGATCTTAATCCTTCATCTATTAGGAAACTGCTAGAAAGAGCTCCCACCCAACTCTTCAGTTAGTTTGTGCAATAGAGGCATTGTGTTTATGTACGTCGAGGTCCCAGGGCACCATTCTACCTCTGCCCTGGCCCACCTGGCCACGTTCTGCCTGTTTCACCAGCCCTGCTCTCCACGCCGCCTCCAGCCTGCCTGGAGAACAACCTAAGAAATGGCCTATACTTTGTTTACTAGTTTGTAAAATGAGCTGGCTCCCTAGCATTCTTCAAGGATGATTattcaggtgttttgttttgtttttaagtcatcattatgaactcatggatGAAAATGTTCAGGGTTCCAACCCCTTGGAATTATTCACGGATGCTCACATTATCTCGGCTTTG belongs to Panthera tigris isolate Pti1 chromosome C1, P.tigris_Pti1_mat1.1, whole genome shotgun sequence and includes:
- the THEMIS2 gene encoding protein THEMIS2 isoform X2; this encodes MEQVSLQDFVCALDPASLPRVLRVCSGVYFQGSIYEISGNECCLSTGDLIKVTQVCLQRVVCENPGTGQTIEIAPTFRGHFSPLTGPQSYGTLNELLSAATQHSKKLPICFMSTHRITTEARVVPEDQPLLLEAVEIHHGANYARCVLDTEAQQFVLHLPLSQKGPFWEWEPGAPRPLLQALQDSALKDLLFTCPTLPWHSLILRPQYEVQAIMHIFSSLRTAAMPPAPQTQDEDTATECQEQLRYIQQGFCPQEGPQGH